The genomic interval GACGGCACGATCGCGATGCTCACCGATCCGTTCACGAACAAGCACATGGGCACCACCGCCGAGAACGTCGCAGAGCGCTTCTCGGTGTCGCGCGAGGACCAGGACGCCTTCGCGCTCGAGTCCCAGCGACGGGCGGCGTCAGATGCTGCGCAGGCGGCCTTCGCCGAGGAGATCATCCCGGTGACGACGTCGGGTCGCAAGCCGGTCGAGATCGCCCACGACGAGCACCCGCGCCCTGACACGACGCTGGAGACGCTCGCCGGTCTCCCGTCCGCGTTCGCGAAGGACGGCACGGTGACGGCGGGCAATGCGTCCGGCATCAACGACGGCGCTGCGGCGACCGTGCTGATGCGGGAATCGGATGCCCGTGCCGAGGGCGCCCCGGTGCTGGCAACGCTCGAGGCCGTGACCACAGCGGCGCTGGAGCCCGAGATCATGGGCTACGCGCCCACCCTGGCCCTGCGCAAACTGTTCGCGCAGACCGGACTGAAGCCGGCTGACATCTCGACGATCGAACTCAATGAGGCATTCGCCTCGCAGGCGCTCGCCGTCATCCGCGACACCGAGTTGGATCCTGCCCAGGTGAACCCGTACGGCGGAGCGATCGCCCTCGGGCATCCCGTCGGCGCGACCGGAGCCATCCTCACGGTGCGCGCCGCCCTCACGCTGCAGCGCACCGGCGACGAGTACGCCATCGTCACGATGTGCATCGGCGGGGGACAGGCGCTGGCTGCGCTGCTCAAGCGAGGCTGATCTGAAGACGGCACTCGGACTGCACCTTCGGGCGTCAGCGCGGGTGCCGTCTGTCGTTCCTGCCAGATCGTTAAGAACTGACCATCCTTCACGCTGAATCGGTCATCAGACGCGCCAATCCTTCCATAACGTAGAAGTGTGACCACCTCCTCCGACGTCGTGACCCGCGCCGCGTACTTCGTCTCCGACAGCACGGGAGTCACCGCCGAGACACTGGGCAGTGCGCTGCTGGCCAACTTCCCCGGCATCCGATTCATCAAGCACACGATCCCCTTCGTCGTCACCGACGGCGAGGCGCACAGCGTCGTCGCGAGCATCGACGCCGACGCGGAGGCCGGTCGCGAGCCGCTGCTGTTCATCACCGTCAAGAACGCGACGCTCCGCGGCATCCTCAGCACCTCCCGCGGTACCGTCATCGACCTGCTCGCCGGGCACCTCACCGAGCTCGAGCGGGCCCTGGGCGTCAGTGCCTCGGAGCAGCTCGGCAACTACCACGGCCTCGGCGACACCGAGCGGTACTTCGCCCGCATGCGCGCCGTCGAGTACGCCATCGAGCACGACGACGGGCAGAGCTCTCGCGCCCTCGACCAGGCCGAGGTCGTCATCATCGCCCCCTCGCGGTGCGGCAAGACGCCGACGACGATGTACCTCGCGCTGCAGCACGGCCTGCGGGTCGCGAACTACCCGCTCACCGACGACGACTTCCCCACCGAGGGACTTCCGAAGGCGATCGCGAAGTATCGCGACCGCTGCTTCGGGCTGACCACGACGCCGCTGCGACTGAGTCAGGTGCGCCACGAGCGTCGGCCAAGTTCGCGCTACTCCAGCCTCGAGCAGTGCACCATCGAGCTGCGCCGCGCCGAAGACCTCTACCGACGAAACCGCATCCCCTTCCTGAACTCCTCGACGAAGAGCGTCGAGGAGATGTCGGCGGTCATCATGCAGACCATGAAGCTGCGTGCCTGACCGAGCCTTCATGAACCCAACGAAACTCATGAACCCAACGAAAGCAGCACGCCCATGAGCAGCATCCTCTGGTTCGACGAGGTCGGCATGGCCGACCTTCCCCAGGTCGGCGGCAAGAACGCCTCCCTCGGCGAGATGGTCTCGCACCTGTCCGAGCTCGGCGTGCGCGTGCCAGGTGGATTCGCGACGACCGCCGACGCCTATCGCGCGTTCCTCGCGAACGACGGGCTCGACACCCGCATCCGCGAGGCCGTCGAGGCGATTGACGTCGACGACGTGGTGCAGCTCGCCCGGGTCGGCGCCGCGGTGCGCGAGTGGATCGAGCAGCAGCCGCTCCCGGCCGACATCGAGGGCGACATCCGCACGGCGTACACGCGCCTGGTCGAGAACGACCCGGAACCCGACTCGGTGTCGTGGGCAGTGCGCTCCTCGGCGACCGCAGAGGACCTTCCGGATGCCTCGTTCGCCGGTCAGCAGGAGACCTTCCTCAACATCGCCGGCATCGAGCACATCCTGCAGGCGATCAAGCAGGTGTTCTCATCGCTGTACAACGACCGCGCGATCGCCTACCGCGTGCACAACGGGTTCGACCACCACGACGTCGCCCTCTCGGTGGGCGTGCAGCGCATGGTGCGCTCCGACATCGGGGCGTCCGGCGTCATGTTCACCGTCGACACCGAATCCGGGTTCGGCGACGCCGTCTTCATCACCAGCTCGTACGGCCTCGGCGAGGCCGTCGTGCAGGGTGCCGTCAACCCCGACGAGTTCTACGTCTACAAGCCTGCCCTCGCAGCATCCCGCCCGGCGATCCTGAAGCGCTCCGTCGGTGAGAAGGCGATCGCCATGCGCTACACGCAGAGTCAGCAGGTCGGCGGCACCACCGTCTTCGAGGACGTGCCGGCCGACCAGCGTCGCCTGCTCAGCATCTCGGATGCCGAGGTCGAGGAGCTCGCCAGGCACGCCGTCACGATCGAGCAGCACTACCAGCGCCCGATGGACATCGAGTGGGCCCGCGACGGTGTCGACGGCAAGCTCTACATCCTGCAGGCCCGCCCCGAGACCGTCGTCTCGCGGGCGGATGCGAATGTGATGCGCCGCTTCGTGCTCTCCGGCCGCAGCGAAGTGCTCGCCACCGGCCGCGCGATCGGCCAGAAGATCGGCGCCGGCGCGGTGCGCGTGCTGCGCGGGATCGATGAGATGGCTCAGTTCCAGGCCGGCGACGTGCTCGTGGCCGACATGACCGACCCCGACTGGGAGCCGATCATGAAGAAGGCCTCCGCCATCGTCACCAACCGCGGCGGACGCACCTGTCACGCGGCGATCATCGCCCGTGAGCTCGGCATCCCGGCCGTGGTCGGCACCGGCGATGCGACCAGGGTGCTCGGCGACGGCACCGAGGTGACGGTCTCGTGCGCCGAGGGCGACGACGGCTTCATCTACGAGGGACTGCTCGACTTCGCCGAGGAGGAGACCCGGCTGGATCGGATGCCCGAGGTGCCGGTCAAGATCATGATGAATGTCGGCACGCCCGACCAGGCCTTCTCGTTCTCGCGCCTGCCGAACCGTGGCGTCGGACTCGCGCGCCTGGAGTT from Microbacterium sp. H1-D42 carries:
- a CDS encoding thiolase family protein, with translation MTSGSQEKVAIVAGARTPIGRFGGGFKDTEAYELGAVATTEALRRSGIAPDRVGEVVIGTIGQVASDAYIARRIALAAGLDVNTPAFTVNRLCGSGLQAIWSGAQELLWGSTDVVVAGGAENMTRMPFYDFNARFNDRLGHRQLLDGTIAMLTDPFTNKHMGTTAENVAERFSVSREDQDAFALESQRRAASDAAQAAFAEEIIPVTTSGRKPVEIAHDEHPRPDTTLETLAGLPSAFAKDGTVTAGNASGINDGAAATVLMRESDARAEGAPVLATLEAVTTAALEPEIMGYAPTLALRKLFAQTGLKPADISTIELNEAFASQALAVIRDTELDPAQVNPYGGAIALGHPVGATGAILTVRAALTLQRTGDEYAIVTMCIGGGQALAALLKRG
- a CDS encoding pyruvate, water dikinase regulatory protein; translated protein: MTTSSDVVTRAAYFVSDSTGVTAETLGSALLANFPGIRFIKHTIPFVVTDGEAHSVVASIDADAEAGREPLLFITVKNATLRGILSTSRGTVIDLLAGHLTELERALGVSASEQLGNYHGLGDTERYFARMRAVEYAIEHDDGQSSRALDQAEVVIIAPSRCGKTPTTMYLALQHGLRVANYPLTDDDFPTEGLPKAIAKYRDRCFGLTTTPLRLSQVRHERRPSSRYSSLEQCTIELRRAEDLYRRNRIPFLNSSTKSVEEMSAVIMQTMKLRA
- the ppsA gene encoding phosphoenolpyruvate synthase, whose protein sequence is MSSILWFDEVGMADLPQVGGKNASLGEMVSHLSELGVRVPGGFATTADAYRAFLANDGLDTRIREAVEAIDVDDVVQLARVGAAVREWIEQQPLPADIEGDIRTAYTRLVENDPEPDSVSWAVRSSATAEDLPDASFAGQQETFLNIAGIEHILQAIKQVFSSLYNDRAIAYRVHNGFDHHDVALSVGVQRMVRSDIGASGVMFTVDTESGFGDAVFITSSYGLGEAVVQGAVNPDEFYVYKPALAASRPAILKRSVGEKAIAMRYTQSQQVGGTTVFEDVPADQRRLLSISDAEVEELARHAVTIEQHYQRPMDIEWARDGVDGKLYILQARPETVVSRADANVMRRFVLSGRSEVLATGRAIGQKIGAGAVRVLRGIDEMAQFQAGDVLVADMTDPDWEPIMKKASAIVTNRGGRTCHAAIIARELGIPAVVGTGDATRVLGDGTEVTVSCAEGDDGFIYEGLLDFAEEETRLDRMPEVPVKIMMNVGTPDQAFSFSRLPNRGVGLARLEFIINRQIGIHPRALLERDTLPDDLREQVDARIAAYPSPREFFVQRVTEGVAMLAAAFAPEPVIVRMSDFKSNEYANLLGGDRYEPHEENPMIGYRGASRYISADFRECFDMECEAIRRVRDDMGLTNVKVMIPFVRTVAEGAAVVELLAENGLKRGENGLEVVMMCEVPSNALLADEFLDHFDGFSIGSNDMTQLTLGLDRDSALVASTFDERDPAVKKMLAMAIEACLRRGKYVGICGQGPSDHPDLADWLLDQGIESMSLNPDTVVETWMRLAERSRASA